The DNA sequence TGGGGTTGTGATCCGGGTGCCAAGTCTTGGCAAGCTCCCTATAACCACGTGTTATCTCCTCAAGAGATGCTTGTGCTCCTAGCGATAAAACCTGCAATACATGACAATAAAGACATCAAATCAACAAAATACAACGCACGAAATGTCTCCAAAAGCAATGACTcacctccagcgcctttttttcctcctccgtgTAATCTTTGAGGAGTAATATTTCCAGCATCTTCTTCCAGGCTTCTTCATAATAGTCTCCTCCAGTCACGACGCACAAGAAGCGATACGGCATTAAAAGAACGTACTCCAAAGCGCTTCGGAGCCAAGGGAAGAACCAGAACATATCCAGCAGCGCCGTCACACAATCCGAGAGGTAATACAACGTGGCCGTGGTGTTATGGAGGACGCAATATGCCAACGGAGTTGAGAAGGCCAGCCAAGCCAGACTCAGCATGCAAAGCCGCAAACCTGAAAAGTACCCCAAAGGTCAAGGATGGTCGAGATTGAAGCCGGACACTTTTTTTGGTCCTACCGAGTGGCTGGGCGGTCCTCGCTCTCTTGTACCTGCGGTGCTGTGTGGCCGTGACGCTAGCCGCCAAGCTAATTGGCAGAGGGGCGAGAGTGCTGCCATAGAATATCGGGGCAGTTAAGAGACTAGCTTTGAGGGTTTTGGGGAGATCGGAGGTGTGTCGGCCCACGGTGGACACCAGGTGCACCCCTGCGCCCACACACAAAGGCAGAACAATCAAGTGGAAGAAAGCCAGGGAGCGCAGCCCAATTAGCGCCACCAAGCCAAAGTAGATCCCAACACACACCTGGCCGATAAAGCGAACTGGGTTTACTGGGGGAGGGAGCGCGTCGTTGTACATTCGATTCTGCGTCTTGGCATCTCGGTTGGCTTCACGCACGTACGCCGGAATACGTATCAGGTCTCGGATCCAGCCAAAACCGAAACCTCCCAGGGTTAGGAGCCATAACAGGCCGTGCCTGTCCCGCCCCAAATAGAAATGGTGAAGGCCAAAAGGACCACCTAGCGCCCACAGGGCGTAGGCGGCCGTGATGCGTTTCACCATCTTGTGACGCCCCCTGCAGGTGATGACACTCTGTGGGGAGGAGACACACGAGTTTCATTTTCAAGTTGTGTTACAATTTTGTTAGCTTCACTTTACTACTAGCCGGGGTTGCAAGGGACTGCTGTGCAAAAGTGATATGCCGCGAGACTTGAaaagtcttttcttttttttaaaatcttgaattcaataaacattgtacTGCTCttccttggccaccagggggcggtATAATGCAGACAACAAGAAGACTTTCACAACTAATAGTAAGCGATGGCATGTTTATTTGCGCTGTGGTGTAATCAAGTCTCGATTTTTTTAAAGGAaggcagcaaaaaataaaaataaaccgaAAGACAGCTCATATTTTGAAAAACCCGTAAGTTAGATGACCACAAGACACCACGATAAATGGTGAGCCGCATGTTGTATATTCACAAATTAAATCATTCAATAATCTAAACACAGCGGAAAGATCTTGCATTAtcaaaataaagtaatcaaaacatcTTGATAACATCAACATACTCATGCCGGCCAAAAGTTTTGTTTACTTGCCAATTTCGTTTTGAATGTTGGAAATCCTTGAGATGATCAATCTTCTTCAGTCTTTCTCCGATTGAAGTTTTTGCAACAGTTTGGACTTTGTCAGTGACAGCACGTGATACACGTCAACGTTTATGGACCTTGATCACTCTAGGTGCTCATTGCCCTAAATCGTAATGGTAGCTCGCATGACATCATTACTTACATATTTACCCGGAAAGATTCGGGTCGGAAAATCCGATGTTTAAATTCGCTCTGTTAAATCGCTCAGTGTGCTGCGTTTGACATTTAGGTCACTGCGCATGCGCAAACGTGCACTAAATGTTAGGCAGCGAGTTTTATTTCGCTTTCTTTTTGACTATAGTTTTGATAATCAAAATAAGTAGGAGGAattggaccaagtaagaagacTTTCATACGGAATGGGAGGTGGTTCCCCACAATGTCATTTTTGAAGTGTCCGTGCGTGGAAAAAGTTGCAagcctattttgaaaaaaagagTCCATGCAGTGCTTTTAAACATAATTTAATCTTATATTCACACACATAACCTATAAGGACACGTGTAAGGAAAGACGTCAGAGAGAAAACCTATTTGGCATTTCTACATTTGGCCCAAAGCGATGTGTTTCATCTTTCAACCGTGACATTTTGATTCCAAATGCCAAGTAACTTCAGATGAGCGACTgggagcttgggttcaagtaatAAGTCATATTCGGAAGGGGAGTACAATCACAGTTACTCAAAAATTAAAGTATATGCACGTGTGCTTGCTTTTTCTGTATTGCTTAGTATGACGTCAACATATCtgcttattttgtgattatgatgAGACAGTCCCATGATTGACGGCTGGCTACCTGTGACAGACTCCTGTACATAGCCCCGCCCCTCGGTCCCGCCCCCTAGCTTCTTAACCGAGTAGCACGGTGCTAATCGTAGCACACTCAACCCGACCCGAGCTGCTCCAATCACTTTCCATCTGCGGCGATGTTGACGAGATGCGCCGACTTGTAACAATCGGACGAGCAAAAGTGTTTGGCTCGTGAAGCCGACATTTCCTCTGTTATGGTGTCGGAGGATGGAAACGGACGACGTGTCGTTGAGGGAGCAACTTTTTCACAACCGTGTCCGGGAGACCATCGTAAGTGTGCGTGCGTTCGCGTTTCATTCTCAAAAATGATCAATAAACAATGCAAAAGCACACGTGAAGTGACGTCCGCTGCTGGGGAGCCTTTTTGAAGCGATGTTAACGCTACGttactttttattcttttttttttctttttttttaaatgcacggATGCAGCTGGTAGAGAGGGGAAGTGGGGTGGCCTCATCACCCCTTGCTTTCGACAATACattcttctctctcttttttttttttatgtttccaCTTCCAAGTGATCTACACTAACTACAACTATAACGTTTctcaacaaagcaaaaaaaaaaaagaattttttttttgcacaagagAGCAGGAGATTCATTTAACCTGCTGCCATACTTTAGAATAAATCATACCTTCTTGAATTGTGGTCaggcaaataattttttttttcagcattaaACGTGTTATTTGCTTTGTTGCATGATCTGTTAGGTCACTGTGCCCTGCTGACTTTTCAATCAGTTTGCCCCCAATTACATTTCATTTCCTTTGGAGCCTTCAAAGGCATTCCAGTAAGATTAGATTTCTTTTTctgatttgattttgttttctcgCCTGAGATATCAAATGTTATCAATCTGTACTTTATACACGAATTACGAAATCTATAAGTGCTACAGTATAAAAATCTAATTGACTTAGTAAACGAAATTAGCATTTATGTTTCCTAGCATGGttgtttgtcacattagcaaCATTTTGACTTGGCTTCTTCAAGTACCTTGAAATGATGGTGAGGTCAAAAAGATGCTTTTAGTTTGCAGCACTGAAAATGTTTGCTTTTAATTCTTCAAATAGCCAAAACAGTTCAATTTGGAGATACCATATCTCCAAGGTTGCACTTTACTCGGCTTCTCGACGCTCACTcggcccaaccggagtgacgtaaGAAAAGTTCAAGTGATCTTTTGAGTGTTTTCTGCTGCTTCCAAATTCTTTTCTCAAAAGAAAACACCAATGTTG is a window from the Syngnathus scovelli strain Florida chromosome 2, RoL_Ssco_1.2, whole genome shotgun sequence genome containing:
- the dnajc22 gene encoding dnaJ homolog subfamily C member 22, yielding MVKRITAAYALWALGGPFGLHHFYLGRDRHGLLWLLTLGGFGFGWIRDLIRIPAYVREANRDAKTQNRMYNDALPPPVNPVRFIGQVCVGIYFGLVALIGLRSLAFFHLIVLPLCVGAGVHLVSTVGRHTSDLPKTLKASLLTAPIFYGSTLAPLPISLAASVTATQHRRYKRARTAQPLGLRLCMLSLAWLAFSTPLAYCVLHNTTATLYYLSDCVTALLDMFWFFPWLRSALEYVLLMPYRFLCVVTGGDYYEEAWKKMLEILLLKDYTEEEKKALEVLSLGAQASLEEITRGYRELAKTWHPDHNPSKDAEATFIKIHKAYRLLLQRHRPFR